DNA from Alphaproteobacteria bacterium SS10:
GATGTGGACGATATCCTCGCCCTGCCTGATGTTGCTGAGCGTGTGGACCTCTATGAGGAGCATGTCGAGAACTACATCAACCAGGTTCATGCCTGCTCTGAGAAGTATGACAACCTGATTGCTCTCGACCTGCGAGAGGAGGAAGTCCTCTACGCTGGTAACCGCTTCATCATTTATGCGCTCTTCCCGGAATGCGATGTGTCTATGCACATCATGTGGGGGCGGCAGAAGCAGAACACCGTCTTCGCGGTTGGTAAGTCGATTGTTAATAGGGACAACAAGTCGAATATCGGCAAACTGATGCTCGAATATGGCGGTGGCGGCCATGAGGCGGCTGGCACCTGTCAGATTGATAATGACAAGGCCAACGAAACTATGGTCGAATTAATCGACCGCCTGACATCAGGCTGATTTCGAGATTTTGAGACGAACATGTTGAGCGCAACAAACAGCACCAACCGACGCCGTCGCCGCCGTATGGCCGCGACCGCTTTGGTGCTGCCTGGGTTCCGACGACGACGATAACGTCATCCCAGTGTTTGTTTTTACCAATGGCCGGTCCGCATCAATCCAGCGACCGGCCATTTTCTTTTTCCACACCCGGTTCTTTTTCGAGCGCCGCAGTGCTATCGAACCCAATCAAGGACATAACCAATGTCAGCCATTACAAAACCATCCGCCATGGCGACCAATACAGCGAACCAATCAGCAGGCAGTGAGCAGACCGATTTCCCACCGGTTATGCCAACCTATAACCGTACCCCATTGGCTTTTGAACGTGGGGACGGCGCCTACCTTTTCGCCACCGATGGCGAGAAGTACCTGGATTTCGCCGCTGGTATTGCCGTTAACGCCCTCGGCCATAATCACCCGCATCTGGTCGCAACCCTTAAGGATCAGGGTGAGAAGCTGTGGCACGTCTCAAACCTCTACCGCATTCCGGAGGCTGAGCGGCTGGCCGCCCGGCTAACCGCCGCGACCTTCGCCGATACGATGTTCTTTACCAATTCCGGGGCCGAGGCTTGGGAGTGCGGGGTGAAGGTCATCCGGAAATACTTCCACCATAAGGGACAGCCTGATCGGTATCGGATCATCTGTTTGGATGGTGCGTTCCATGGCCGGACCCTGGCTGGTATCTCCGCCACCCGCCAGGCCAAGATGATTGAGGGCTTTGCCCCTCTCGTTGATGGCTTTGATGTGGTGCCATTCGGTGATCTGGCTGCGATTGAGGATGCAATTGGCCCCAACACGGCGGCAATCCATTTGGAGCCTGTGCAGGGTGAGGGCGGTATTCGCCCGCTAGATCCCGAGTTCCTCAAAGCCGTCCGTGGCCTATGTGACCAACATGATCTGCTGCTCTATCTTGATGAGGTACAGTGTGGGATGGGCCGAACTGGCCGCCTGTTTGCCCATGAATGGGCTGGCATCACCCCCGATGTGATGTGTGCCGCAAAAGGTATTGGCGGCGGCTTTCCGCTGGGGGCCTGCCTAACCACGGCCGAGGCTGCATCCGGCATGGTTGCCGGTACCCATGGCTCAACCTATGGCGGCAATCCGCTGGCAACCGCCATTGGCAATGCGGTGCTCGATGTGATGCTTGAGCCTGGCTTCCTTGATCAAGTGGTGGCCAAGGGTAAAGCGCTTCAAGAGGCGTTGACCGGCCTGCACAACCAATTCCCGGTGATTGAAACCGTGCGCGGTAAGGGGCTGATGCTGGGCATCAAGCTTAAGGATGAGTTGCCCGCCGGTGACCTGGTCCAGGCACTGCGTGATCAGCATCTACTGACCGTGCCCGCAAGTGACAACACGGTGCGGATATTGCCGCCACTCACCATCGAACAAACCCATATTGATGAGGCGGTCGCCGCGATCGCTAAAGCGCTGGGAGCGCTGAGCCAATGACCATGATCCAACCTGGCCTGAAAGGGCGGCACTTCCTGGAAATCCGGGACCTGACGAGCGAACAACTTCGGCACCTGGTCGATTTGGGCGCGAGCTATAAAAAGGCGCTGAAAGCGGGGAAGGAAACCCCAACCCTTAAGGGTAAGAGCTTGGCGCTGATCTTTGAGAAATCATCGACCCGGACCCGTGTCTCATTCGATGTCGGCATGTTCCAGATGGGCGGCCACACGGTGAACCTGCTGCCCAACGACATGCAGCTGGGCCGTGGTGAAACTGTGCCGGACACGGCGCGGGTGCTCTCCCGTTATGTTGATGCCGTCATGCTGCGCACCGATATGCCGCGTAAGATGACCGAACTGGCCGCACATGCCACGATCCCGGTGATCAACGGCCTGACCG
Protein-coding regions in this window:
- a CDS encoding aspartate aminotransferase family protein produces the protein MPTYNRTPLAFERGDGAYLFATDGEKYLDFAAGIAVNALGHNHPHLVATLKDQGEKLWHVSNLYRIPEAERLAARLTAATFADTMFFTNSGAEAWECGVKVIRKYFHHKGQPDRYRIICLDGAFHGRTLAGISATRQAKMIEGFAPLVDGFDVVPFGDLAAIEDAIGPNTAAIHLEPVQGEGGIRPLDPEFLKAVRGLCDQHDLLLYLDEVQCGMGRTGRLFAHEWAGITPDVMCAAKGIGGGFPLGACLTTAEAASGMVAGTHGSTYGGNPLATAIGNAVLDVMLEPGFLDQVVAKGKALQEALTGLHNQFPVIETVRGKGLMLGIKLKDELPAGDLVQALRDQHLLTVPASDNTVRILPPLTIEQTHIDEAVAAIAKALGALSQ